TCGCGCGGCCTACTCGGCAACGAAATCGTCAGTCACGACTTGTGGTGGCACGGACCATCTTGGCTGCGCCTTGATGCTCCCGCATGGCCTTGCTCCGACGCACGACTACCTCCGCAAGCTCCATTGGAGGAAAAGGTCATAGCCTTGCAATGCTCTCCCCCGAACGACACTTGGGATCTCCCGACGCGATATTCCTCATGGCCTAAATTAATTCGCGTCACCGCCTATATTTTGAAGTTCGTACGCTTATGCCGCCGCTCCGGTTCTAACGACAATTCCTTGTCATCCTCTTTAAAACCGCTTATTATTTCCGCATCGGATTGCAACAATGCACGAatattttggttaaaaaagATTCAATCGAGCACATTTCCGGCTGAAATACATTCTCTGGCCAACAATCATCCCCTCTCGTCTAAATGCTCGATTCTCGCTCTACGGCCGTTCCTTGATAAGGACGGAATTCTACGCGTGGGTGGGCGGTTGGCTAAGGCCCCCCTGTCATTTTCTGTTCGGCATCCGATTCTCCTGGCGACCCATCCATTGGTGTCGCTGATTGTAACTCAGGCTCATCTACGGGCATTACATGCCGGACCTCAGCTCACGATAAGTTTGTTACGTCGCGATTTCTGGATTCTCCGCGCTCGTAACATCGTAAGATCCATAATTCATAACTGTGTCGTATGTACGCGCGAACGCGCCGCGATTCCTACCCAACTAATGGGCGACCTTCCCGAGGCTCGTGTGTCGGCGTCTGCTCGCAGTTTTTTGCATTGCGGGGTAGATTATGCTGGTCCCGTGCAGATTCGCGCTTCTGCGGGTCGAGGCATTACATCGCGTAAAGCCTATATCGCCCTTTTCATTTGTCTAGCGACCAGAGCGATACATTTAGAGCTAGTCGGAGATTACTCCACCTCGGCTTTTTCAAACGCCTTTTCCCGTTTTTGCGCACGTCGCGGCCTTCCCCAAGCCATGTATTCTGATAACGGAACAACGTTTGTCGGAGCTGATCGCGAAATGACCAAAGCGTACAGAGCGGCTGTGCGCGatcctaattttttaaatttaaccgCATCTGATAATATAACGTGGAATTTCATTCCACCATCTGCTCCGCACTTCGGCGGCTTGTGGGAGGCCGGCGTACGAAGCGTTAAAAACCATTTGCGTCGCGTGTTAGGCACTCATAGGCTCACCTTCGAGGAATTCACCACTTTGTTATGCAGGATCGAAGCCTGCTTAAATTCACGTCCGATCGCGCCTCTTTCGAACACGCTAAACGATTACGAATGTTTAACTCCGGGTCATTTTTTGGTCGGATCCGCTCTGATTGTAAATCCGGAACCATCGCTTCTTCAACTCAACGAGAACTGCCTTTCGCGATGGCAACTCGTGCGACACATCACCGAGCGATTCTGGAAATTATGGTATAATGATTACGTTACCACATTACAACAACGAACAAAATGGCGACAAGTCCAGCCACAAATTCAGATCGGTCAACTCGTTCTCTTACGAAACTCCATGTTACCTCCATGTAAGTGGGAGCTTGGCCGAGTGACACAGTGTCACGCTGGTTCCGACGGATTAGTTCGTGTGGTTACTGTCAAAACAGCCACGTCCGAGTATCAACGACCTATCGTTAAACTGTGCGTTCTCCCGATCGATAGCGAGGCGTCGAGAAACTAAAtgcgttttttaatttattagttctGTTAGTTTCTAAGTTCGATTTAAGCGTTCTCCGATCAATTCTCTGTTACTTGTTTTATACGCGTTTATTCATGTAATTCCTACTGTATTGCGTCATGGCGGGCGGAAGGGAACTCCGCAATTTCATTTTGCTGTAACGACGTTTCGGAATTAACCACTTAATTCCGAGGCGGGCGGTATGTTCGAGACTATAACAATCATTTTAGAGTTCTAACATTTCCTTTTATTGgctctgttttatccgcgCGTAGTGAGAGCTCCTGACAACTATCGAGCTCCGTGTAGTTCATTTCTTCGATGCACCGAGTCGCGCGGCGCTGTCACTAGCTCCTcacgcgcgcgattttcgtTTGCTCGTATCGCCAGTAACTATGCATCTTGGtaactatgcaaataaacaaGCCCAAAAAAGGGCACGTCCAAATCCATGCCCAAATAAGTCTCGATATCGGTTCCCTACCGCCCCTTTTCTCGCCTCcgatcgtaattgttttacgATGCATAATTCTTCAGTCTCTCGCAGCCCGGCACCGAAATCAGATCGTCCAACAGATCTCTCCCGTCTTCCGCCGATCCTAGCTGCGGGGATTCACTTCCGCTCTTCCCTATCATTCGCGCCGTGATAGTGCGagtgcattattaattaatccgcTCCGACCAcgcaattcttaattttaatatccgcGTGAATGTTGTAAGTGTGTTACGTCCGTGCGCAGGTGACCGTATCTTTCCCGCGAACGTCCTCTGCCTCGCGcacaagatctccgtcggatcgcgcgcaagatttCCGGATTCGCAAGGACCTCGATCTCGAGGCTCTGCAAGATTTCCGCGATTAGGCAGCGCAATATCAGGGCGTATCAAGATATCCGACATAGTGTAAAAGATACGGTTCGCCCCTCGCTTCGAGCGTTCGTTTGtggaataaagaaattaagtgTGAGTGATATCTATGCCTCCTCCTTATTCCTATCACCTCCCGTGAACCTCCCGCATTCCTGACCACTCACTTCGCGTCTCTATCGGGACGGATCCCGGCAATTCTCCCCGTGTGATCGCGTTTACTCTACGCACGCGCGAACAAGTATAGATGAATGTgatcttctgttgacttcagtgaaagtgcgtcagctatccgttatattcaAATCAGCAAGtacaaatttccaccgatgaatttcagagccacatgatgtacaaaatccgatcgtcattctccacgtggcgcagatcgggtcacttttatgacagcggtatgattgagttcaacacgaataaaatcaatgtgcaatatcatattgatacttaaaattcatgatataaaaaaaaaaccgtatttattcgctaaaataccttaaaatgcagtacaaatttcaaactcgcgtggaatcaacaaaaaatatcgtatcatgtttttttttaattgcttagaaaagaatgaactttaagaatctaaattaatattagcaagattttaacgaaaaacttgtgcaaaatgataacaaacttttacttttttcaattaaaaaacacatgtttggttttcatgcgatacaaaaagttcgcacttaacaaatcaaactttcgcgtagggattctcaaagtagagtctttgccctttaatttaaaaaagagtacatgtaatttggatgatgtttcgcaaagttgtatcactttgaagattgcctaaaaatcggtcaaaaattttgtttcgttttttttgcgccagtgtatgtCGTAGTAAGTTAATCATAGTTTCATGGATTTAAGTTGTCTAACaccacaaaatatataatatccgCACATAATTacctttctttaaaaaaaggtaaataaaAGACGCCAAatgtatgtgcgtgcgtgcgtgcatgtgtgtCTTTAAGGTTTCACTTACTATGTTTATGTTTGGATACATGAGACAGTACAACCAATACGTCTGGCCAATTTTTATGTGACAGAATTTTAGACTTCAATTGCATcgcattatttaatgtttaaaaaaaatgtttattaggttatttataataaaaatgtgagaGAATGTTAGGTCGTATATTCCGCGTgtcgcaacaaaaaaaaacaataatacgcattgttgcgccttgcggtacaacaaataattttttgccgtaccttgcggtgcgacaaaagatcttatgggattcgttgctgcccaaggagtaggaactcgcggaaaaaagcggcttttgttggcagggtcctcaaatcactcactgattttaagtgaatttaataaaaaggttTATTCTGTTTGTAATGTAAGTAGTTAAGACTAGGCCGGTTCTAACTCGGAAGCTCCGAGAGGGGAGCGGGTGTGCGGGGAGAACTCGTAGGCGCGCGGGggcatgacgtcacgcggatcGGGGATCTCGCGGCGCGGAATTGCTGACGcggtattttcgggtccgcggcCGCGGTGCGGGAATTGCTAACGcgggattttcgggtccgcgaccggtagagggggaatcggggtccgcgaccgccgccgccgcccgccgcccgccgcccgccgcccgccgcccgccgccgccgcccgccgcggTATTCGCGCTCTCCCTCTGTtgcgaatctctctctctcacccgcGATCTCTTTCAGCAGCCATCGCCGCGGTGCTCTTACCACCGGGATCATGTTTCACAGGCACGTTCCACAGCTGTGACCGTCACCGTGGAACGGTTGAGCGAAAGAGCACATACGaatatgagagaaagagagtgagaacAGTATGTGTGGGAGTTAGAGCGAGAGCATGCAAAGTGTGAAAGAGAACAatgagtataataaaataataaaataatcactcACCGCGGAAGCAGCCCCATGTCTCAGTTTATAAAACTACACTATAAGAATACTAAAACTAAAACTATAACTACACAACTAAAAATTACTTGTtactcctccccctcctcggAGGAGTCACTATCCCCCTCAAAATCGGATACTCCCATGTGGTCCATATTGGGGACCACAAGGGGTTGGAGGACCTCGCGGGGATTAAAGTCTAGCTCATCCCCGCTGGAATCATCATTGTCACTACCACTATTACTGTTatcgtcaccgtcaccgtcactaTCACTATCactatcattatcattattctGTTCCCGATCGGGGATTTCGCGTAAGTCTACTAGTTCGTCGACCACTTCCCCCGCATCTTCAGCGGCATCAACAATCGCCAAAATTCCCGGAATGGGTGATGCGGGGGGTGATGGAATATACGAATGCATAATGTGATGCACAACGTGATGCACAACGTGATGTACACCATAAAAAACCGTGGGCGACTAATATAAAGAACTGAGAAGACAGCATGACAGTCGCGAGAGAGCTTAAAAGAGCTGACATATTAAAATGATAGAGTTTGCTTCAGAGAAAGCAGAGACCACATATCTCAATCATGACACGATAGCTCGCTCTAATCACCTCTTATACCTGCATACACCTTAACGAAGCACTATGTTTACGAATATGTTTATGAAATTACATTGCATGTCATGGTATTGAACTGATATCAAACCGCATCGTACAGCagtgtattattttcttccaCCATCGCCGCGATGCTCGCTCTCTTCCTTCTCTATTGTAAATTTGTCTCTCTCGCCCGTACATGATATCTCCAACCATGCAAccttatctctttctctttcatccgTTCATTTATACGCGACCACATACGCTCCCACCCATCGCACCTTTTCGGTTCGTTTATCAACtacttaaagaaaatgaaCAATATGATaacatttgcaaatttaacaGTAATTATCCGTTCGTacatatgattattataatatttattttaataaaatgatttatatatataaaataatttatttaataaaatagtataaattaatttaaaaaattttagtttggcaaactttaatatttaaaactttaattatttaaaaaaattaggttATTAAACgatgtgataaaaattaaatgaaatttaatgtaCAATAAGATTGTAGAACAGAGAGTGATGGAGAGggactgtaatattttaagggAACAAAAgggaaaataaacaattttaaaccattatatatatgtatattaatttattatataaaaattattaaaagtataaaagtattaaaagtaaaaaaaaggataaaaaagtataaaaaagtatttaaaaagtataaaaagtatataaaaagtataaaagtataataaaagtgtaataaaagtgtgataattatttttaaaaaagtaataaaagtaattataatgtcACTCCCAGATTTCCCCATCTTCGGACGGTGGCTCCATGTCAAATAATCGCCTAAGGTCCCACACATcggcattaaaattataatgcccGTATGCGTGTTCCCTATTTTGGTCGTTCCGCCATTGGTCCCCTTGGCGGAAATACCGCCTCCACCGAGCTGCGGCGATATTAATGAACCCAGATATACGGATTTCATCGAATCCAAAATAgggctgtaaaaaaaaaaattttatttaattatgctgCATGTatccaaaaacaaattttgtatagttgcatccaaaaacaaatattatatacctgTTGACCAACGGGCCCACGTATGGACACTACATTATTTAGCCAAATAATTGACATGTGGCTCTGCGGCACCCGAACATAGATACGGCCGTGAACGGCCGTGGTCCGTCCATGTGGGACGTCACCAACGTACACGtactgaaattaaatttattaaatttattttaaaattttatataaaaaagtttaatcaagaaaattatactttattatttaattttcttaaacaaaaaaggaaaaagtgtcgaatagaaaaaataatagaaaataatacactagcagtattgaaataaaactataatatttttaatttaaaaagaatatattgctataatttgaatatatttcaatttaagagTGATTTTTTGTACTTACTCCCACAACCGGATACTCAATGCGCAATCTATGGCCAACAAAGTTTGACATGTTCACTTCGACACAAGCTTTTACAACTACGACACGAGCGATCCAAACTAGCGTTGAGGAGCAGACCCCCATCATTATATGAAGATGTACGTGACTTTTACTTGagaaacaaatttgaaaaagattcTCAACCATGTCAGCttcgtagaattttttatctgcgcTTACCATTGTCTAACAAGAACTAAAACGTATGCGATTTATCAGCAAGATTATCTTATATGATGCTGTCTCGGTCAACGTTTCGGTCAACGTCTCTGTCGAAGTAAAGCAGTGTTTAAAACAACTCCATAAAGagcatattaaatgtattatattgaatCATATACATCAAACTGCACCATCGAACCACATTGTACATCTGTTGAACCAGAATCAAACCGTATTATACGTCTATAGAACAGCATTATACAGCAATCAAACTGCATCACTAGAATTGAACCGTTATCAAATCACATCGTACAGCAACCAAACACATCTATCAAATCACAATTAAACCATCgcttgagaaataaaatttgaaaagcatATTCTCAGCCACGTCagctttcataaaattttttatctgcgcTCGCCATTGTCTAACAAAACGTACGTGATTTATCAACGAGACCGTTTTATATCATGTCTCGGTCAACGCCTCGGTCAACGCCTCGGCCAACGCCTCGGTCAACGTCTCGATCGAAATAAAGAACTGCTATCAAACCACATCGTACAGATAAagaaccgttatcaaactgcTTCATACAGCTGCCGAATCATAGTTGAACCGCTATCGAACcacatcatacagctatcgaaccactattgaaccgttatcaaaccatatcatacagctatcgatcCGCTATGTAACCACTAtcaactgcatcatacagctatcaaactgcattgtacagctatcaaactgcattgtacagctatttaaccgttatcaaactgcatcaaaCTGTTATCAAACTGCAGCATACAGATAAAGAACTGCTATCAAACTGTATTATACAGCTATCGATCCACTATTAAACCGCTATTGAACTGCATTGTACAGCTATTGAACCgcatcgtacagctatcaaactgcatcatacagctattgaACCGCATCGTACaactatcaaactgcatcatacagctattgaaccgcatcgtacagctatcgaaccgttatcaaactgcatcatacatctatatatcttatatgtacaggaaaaagtagaaataaacattttattgcgttttatttttctttattttgaaaaaatttcgcaATTATTTTGGTGTTGCGACcaccagttatatattttaaatacattttgtaaagcacaattcttaacatgtttttcacatcgtatagtattactaacatctagattatttaaagattcaatGTCGTCGTAATCCGCATCCAATGTCTTGATATATATCCCATCATCGGTATCGAGTATGTTTAtcaaccattctcgtttctgaaGTCCCTTAACGTATACGATAGTTTTTCTGTCATCATCATCTTCCGTATTACACACTGCAGATGTAATCAGACGTTTCGCCATGCTGTACGGTATCATCCCGTCTTTCCATTGCAATCCATGATGATATGCAATCAACCAAGAAGCGCAAGACTTGTCGGATTTTGTAAGAACACGCCATGGCATGGGGCtagcaaaaatgtaatgcgTGAGAACGAATCCTTTTCTCAGTACCGCCACTTcctttacgataaattttttatcgacaatGAATCCTTGCAGATCCACAAATGTCGGTACGATCATTATGAGTAACTCTTCAAGACTGTACTTTAATACCAAATATCtcagtttttatcagtttGATGTTACATGATTTTGCGCACTACGTTGGACAACGGacaatattcaattacacgATCATGTAAAATGAGACAATAAGCGGTAGTATTCGCGGGAACATTTTCtttgcaatcaaattctatgcgcACATCTACGGTAGCACTCTTGACGGATTCGTTTTGTCGCGAACAGTCAATGACCGCAAAAGGTCCTTTTTCCAGGAATGTGATTACGTTGAGCAGCGTTTCACACTCATATCCATAATAAGATTTATCAAAACGTCGATACATGTCATACAGAATTGCATATCTAGATTTACGAAAGTCTAAATTCATATCGTCATACGGATAAAATTCGGagtttagataaagttttacgttGATCAAATTACAGTCGTCAAAGATTGTAACATCTTGtgacatgatattttttcgaccaGTCTGCAGTGCGAAGATAACGAAGCGCGGTTTCTCGAGCTGAATTGCAGTTTTAACAGCCCATGAATGTTTCGTCGTACTCTGCAACAAAGGGTACTCATACAGATCCCAGGAGCGAAAACTCATACTTAGACATTGTCCACTCTCCAAAGCTCGCAGCAATGATAATTTGTTGACTTCGTTTAACGTAACATGCGGCATTCGCCActgcactttaaataattcaatttccggtTGAGCCGTTGAATTTCCGACGATAGAATTGTTATCGTTGCGCGCTCGTATCAAGATCAATTCGTGACGAGCGTTAACAATCACGCGTTTGTAATCTTCGCAAAAGCCCAATAATACACTAAGCGGTACGCAAAAGTTGAAGTATCCTTCCGGTAGGTTATACGAAAATTCCCATCCTGCATTCTGCATAATTACTGCTTTGTCATATGACAACGATACATAGTTCTTGAGAgtgctggttattccaacgtttctgttgcgatcaatttcCACGCCGTTGAGTTCATATCGAATTTCATCAAACATGAACGCCACGCAACTATTTCCGAGATTTATCTCATCTTTATCCTTATcgtctttcttcttcatcACCAATCTTCCTTCGACGTAGAGAAAACTTTCACATggtaacgtgtataaatcctGCTGTTGTATGGGTATCCTTGTTTCATCGCTGTATCCAAAAGTGGTGTTGGCGTACGGATTGTACGTATGAGTCTCAATCTTGACGATGCTGTCGTCAAAGATCGGCTCGCCTCCAATGTTCAAGATGTTAGACATCTTAGATATTTCGTACGACGAATcccaatgattttaaaaattcaacgtttgacgcggagagtttctttttatcagacgatcgaatatttttaactgtcgTACAATTTATGTCACACGGtcgaatattcttgattggtgTAAAAATTGTGTCCTTCACTTGCTCATTCAacacgagcatctcacgttaTCGTCTTCGTACGTGTAATCTAACGGTAATCTCCTTTCCGCGAAAATCGAGTAATTGACCGTTCTGATCCACAATGCGAATCGTCAAATCAGTAATGCTCCGTGCGACGATTGGAAGGTAAATGATCTGTGCAGGTGtttccgatatcttatatcctggtGGCACCCTCGGTGAAAATTCGTGTATCGTGTGTACACACTTGTTGCTGTACGCACCTGCAGTCACGTTACATTCTAtgcgaataatatttacgtttatgatatttataggtGCATCCGATTCATGCCACAATCGCGATTCAAGAATACGACGCGATGAAAATCCCAACAGCGATCCGATGTTGTTaggtttaatgaaatttatccgATAAGCACACATAATCTCGCTcttcattgtattattgttagcACGAATCACCAGCGGATATTCGCTCTCGTCTTCATTTTCTTTGCGAAACGTCCTCTTTCCCGCAACATCGGGatgagattgtaaaattgcgcgtttcaaatatctatctatatcacGCAATTCATACGATCCTTCCGGAATCATAATTTCCTTGTCGTCTTTGtcatagtaaaatttgttattcgatgaatttacattaggtatggtataatatgtttcaaaatctgtGAGGCCGAGCTCGTAATCGCCATCGCTCAAATCTACGGCTGGAAAATAGCTTACCGCGAGGATGCTACTCTTGCCGGTTAGCGTAAACGTCAGTGACATATTGAAACGAATACTGAGTTAAATTGCACAATGTTagcctttaaattgattattaactgtTTGGAGAAAACGCAAACACAGTTGACCGCAGTTGCTTTGATCGTAACGTTGGTATGGCGTGTGATTGTACTCGATCCGCTTTACATCTAAATATTGCACCAGTTCTTTCGGCGGTCTAAGATTGCCGAAACTATCAAAGTATATAGCACGATCTCCCCTCTTTGCGTATGCCACCCAGTGTGTACCCGATCCTTCAgcattatctaaatttacaatatcaCTCTCGTTTCGATATGCTCCAGCCGTTGGTAATGCCGTACGCATAAAAATTCCTCTAAAGTATGgaatgcgcatacgttttgctagctgtaataattgtatgttgGTAGTTACACCTTTCGGCATTTTTAACGTctttttgacgtttttttttcttttcatcaaAACTCCTTGTCCACGTTTGTATGGAGCGAGATAAACTCCATGACCTTCCATGACGTGATTatgacgtttcaattcttTCAGCTGACGCTGCGCTGCCTTGTTATCATTCACAACTTTCGCAACTCCCGCCGCTCCGCCGACCAACGACCCGAGAACTCCCAATAGCGGTAGAATGGGTAAAACACCTCCGCGTTTCGCTACCGGAAGTATTCGTTTACTCGTTCTTTtcttcttat
This genomic stretch from Monomorium pharaonis isolate MP-MQ-018 chromosome 4, ASM1337386v2, whole genome shotgun sequence harbors:
- the LOC118645374 gene encoding uncharacterized protein LOC118645374 — encoded protein: MYRQIRVDQRDLNYQRILWNATPHEPPTDYQLLTVTYGMSCAPFLALRVLKQLVDDEGHRFPLAVSILRENIYIDDILFGADNAEFIRQARDHVIAILKCGGFDLRKWASNSPALLADLDPATLSSAGKKPFSPDEQIKVLGIGWNPTTDIFEFSVALSSPVPSSKRAILSAIAKLYDPLGWISRWCGLGSDVESAEIHGFADASNTAYAAAVYLKVVSSGQTTISLLVGKSKVAPLKPLSVPRLELSAALLLARLVDFVRESPGYSHLPYFCWTDSTIVLAWVTQHPSRWKTFVANRVNEIQSRLPNGKWQHVSTEDNPADCASRGLLGNEIVSHDLWWHGPSWLRLDAPAWPCSDARLPPQAPLEEKVIALQCSPPNDTWDLPTRYSSWPKLIRVTAYILKFVRLCRRSGSNDNSLSSSLKPLIISASDCNNARIFWLKKIQSSTFPAEIHSLANNHPLSSKCSILALRPFLDKDGILRVGGRLAKAPLSFSVRHPILLATHPLVSLIVTQAHLRALHAGPQLTISLLRRDFWILRARNIVRSIIHNCVVCTRERAAIPTQLMGDLPEARVSASARSFLHCGVDYAGPVQIRASAGRGITSRKAYIALFICLATRAIHLELVGDYSTSAFSNAFSRFCARRGLPQAMYSDNGTTFVGADREMTKAYRAAVRDPNFLNLTASDNITWNFIPPSAPHFGGLWEAGVRSVKNHLRRVLGTHRLTFEEFTTLLCRIEACLNSRPIAPLSNTLNDYECLTPGHFLVGSALIVNPEPSLLQLNENCLSRWQLVRHITERFWKLWYNDYVTTLQQRTKWRQVQPQIQIGQLVLLRNSMLPPCKWELGRVTQCHAGSDGLVRVVTVKTATSEYQRPIVKLCVLPIDSEASRN
- the LOC118645375 gene encoding uncharacterized protein LOC118645375; this translates as MSNILNIGGEPIFDDSIVKIETHTYNPYANTTFGYSDETRIPIQQQDLYTLPCESFLYVEGRLVMKKKDDKDKDEINLGNSCVAFMFDEIRYELNGVEIDRNRNVGITSTLKNYVSLSYDKAVIMQNAGWEFSYNLPEGYFNFCVPLSVLLGFCEDYKRVIVNARHELILIRARNDNNSIVGNSTAQPEIELFKVQWRMPHVTLNEVNKLSLLRALESGQCLSMSFRSWDLYEYPLLQSTTKHSWAVKTAIQLEKPRFVIFALQTGRKNIMSQDVTIFDDCNLINVKLYLNSEFYPYDDMNLDFRKSRYAILYDMYRRFDKSYYGYECETLLNVITFLEKGPFAVIDCSRQNESVKSATVDVRIEFDCKENVPANTTAYCLILHDRVIEYCPLSNVVRKIM